ACCGTGAAGTACGGCCGCCTGCTGCAGGACCTCTTCGCCCGGCCCGGCGGCGACGCGCTGCGGCGGCGCATCGACGAGATGCCGAACCCCGAGTACCAGCGCCTGCTCCGCTGCACCCCCGCGCAGCTGCGGGAACGGCTGACCACGGCGGAACTGGCCCCGCTGCTGGACACCCTGGACGACGAGACGCTGCACGCCGCGATCCGCAACCTCGGCGGCCACGACCTGTCCGCGCTGCTGGACGCGTTCGACGCCATCGAGGACCACCGGCCGACCGTGGTTTTCGCCTACACCGTCAAGGGATTCGGGCTCGCGAGCGAGGGCCACCCGCAGAACCACTCGTCGCTGCTGACCGCCGACCAGCTGGGCGCGCTGGCTTCGCGGGTCGGGACCTCGCTGGACAATCCGTGGCAGAGGTTCGCCCCGGATTCCGCCGCGGCCCGGCTCTGCGCCTCGACAGCCGCCCGCCTGGAACGGGAACCGGTCTCCCTGCAAGCGGTTCCGGCGCTGCCCGAGGACATCGGCCGCACCCCGTCCGGACGCACCACGACGCAAGCCGCGCTCGGCCGGGCCCTGCTCGACCTCACCCGGGAAGCCCCGGAAGCGGCGGAACTCGTCGTGACCCTCTGCCCGGACGTCTCGTCCAGCACCAATCTGGGCGGCTGGGTGAACAAAGTCGGCGTGTGGTCGCCGCAGGAGCGGGTCGACTGGTTCGCCGACGACCCGGAGACCATCCTGCACTGGCGCGAACAGCCCAGCGGGCAGCACCTGGAGCTGGGCATCGCCGAGGTGAACCTGGTGAGCGCACTCGGCGAGCTGGGCACCACCTGGTCGCGCTGGGGCCGTCCGCTGCTGCCGATCGGGGTGCTCTACGACCCGTTCGTGGAGCGCGCGCTGGAACCGTGGTCGTTCGGCATCTACGGGGGCGGGCAGTCCATTCTGGTCGGCACCCCGTCCGGCATCACGCTGGCTCCGGAGGGCGGCGCGCACCAGTCGGTGACGACGCCGTCGGTCGGTCTCGAGCAGCCGGGCTGCATCACTTACGAGCCCGCGTTCGCACTGGACGTCGAGTGGACGCTGCTCGCTTCGCTGGCCCGCCTCGGCCGCCCGGACGGCACGTCCGCCTATCTGCGGCTTTCGACCCGCCCGGTGGACCAGAGCCTCGCCGCGGTGCCGACCGATCCAGCCGCCCGGGAACGCCGTCGCCGCCAGGCAGTCGCCGGCGCGTATCCGATCCGGACGGCCGCGGTGGCACGCCCGGACGTCACCCTCGTGACGATGGGCGCGATGGTGACCGAGGCGCTCGAAGCGGCCGATCGGCTGGACGCCCTCGGCAAGCACGCGGACGTCGTGTGCGTCACCAGTCCCGGGCTGCTGTTCCGAGCTGTCCAGGCGCGGGCCGGCC
This sequence is a window from Amycolatopsis benzoatilytica AK 16/65. Protein-coding genes within it:
- a CDS encoding transketolase-like TK C-terminal-containing protein, with product MVSSAAPERLPDNDTVTVLREVQDRVLWLSAAIIDHANRVRPNPTGLKVGGHQASSASMVSIMTALWFARLRAEDRVSVKPHASPVLHAINYLLGDLDEKYLTTLREFGGLQSYPSRSKDPDRVDYSTGSVGIGATAPIWGALARRYVESHGGGAGTGRQYSLVGDAELDEGACWEAILDPNVAELGEVVWIVDLNRQSLDRVVPNIGATRLQGMFEAAGWQVLTVKYGRLLQDLFARPGGDALRRRIDEMPNPEYQRLLRCTPAQLRERLTTAELAPLLDTLDDETLHAAIRNLGGHDLSALLDAFDAIEDHRPTVVFAYTVKGFGLASEGHPQNHSSLLTADQLGALASRVGTSLDNPWQRFAPDSAAARLCASTAARLEREPVSLQAVPALPEDIGRTPSGRTTTQAALGRALLDLTREAPEAAELVVTLCPDVSSSTNLGGWVNKVGVWSPQERVDWFADDPETILHWREQPSGQHLELGIAEVNLVSALGELGTTWSRWGRPLLPIGVLYDPFVERALEPWSFGIYGGGQSILVGTPSGITLAPEGGAHQSVTTPSVGLEQPGCITYEPAFALDVEWTLLASLARLGRPDGTSAYLRLSTRPVDQSLAAVPTDPAARERRRRQAVAGAYPIRTAAVARPDVTLVTMGAMVTEALEAADRLDALGKHADVVCVTSPGLLFRAVQARAGQDTADTWVLESALPSERSAPMVTVLDGHPHTLAFLANVHRVRAAHLGVTRFGQSGDLESVYRHHGIDADSIIRAALDVAD